From one Triticum aestivum cultivar Chinese Spring chromosome 4B, IWGSC CS RefSeq v2.1, whole genome shotgun sequence genomic stretch:
- the LOC123092358 gene encoding ankyrin repeat domain-containing protein EMB506, chloroplastic isoform X1: MLPWAATASSAAAAALLHASPRPASHRDALPHYRPSPSLPPPLSIAFRAPARALPRGGDAFWEEPDDGSGSDYEDNGKQATVQRSSPFPSPLPLSRLVARRQQEREEQELRREIELLLTPEEESILDQNETADVTKISSPKWHPLHTYALALQIPLMDKLLDNGVDIDLVDKDGFTPLHKAIIGKKEAVISHLLRKGANPHVTDRDGATPLHYAVQVGALQTVKLLIKYRVDVNVADVDGWTPLHLAVQSRNRDITKILLVNGADQTRRTNVWPFWFNVFGSIIFASDALRSYFVYILMPLYVVSQNFDSRLEKCSYPLYNFFNLDVLSRPLFLRCISCSLL, from the exons ATGCTCCCATGGGCGGCcacggcctcctccgccgccgccgccgcccttctccaTGCCTCTCCGCGCCCCGCTTCACACCGCGATGCACTACCTCACTACCGTCCATCTCCCTCTCTTCCGCCGCCGCTCTCAATTGCCTTCCGGGCCCCGGCACGTGCCCTCCCTCGCGGCGGCGACGCCTTCTGGGAGGAGCCAGACGACGGCTCCGGGAGCGACTACGAAGATAACGGAAAGCAAGCGACCGTACAAAGAAGCTCTCCTTTCCCTTCCCCCTTACCGCTCTCCAGGCTCGTTGCAAGGCGGCAGCAGGAGCGTGAAGAGCAGGAGCTCCGGAGAG AAATCGAGCTTCTCTTAACGCCGGAAGAAGAGTCTATCTTGGATCAGAATGAGACAGCTGATGTCACCAAAATATCATCA CCCAAATGGCATCCGCTTCATACATACGCGTTGGCGCTGCAGATACCTCTCATGGACAAGCTGCTGGACAATGGTGTTGATATTGATTTAGTTGATAAA GATGGTTTTACTCCTCTTCACAAGGCGATAATAGGCAAAAAGGAGGCTGTCATTAGCCATCTCCTAAGAAAAGGAGCAAATCCTCATGTCACAGATAGG GATGGAGCCACGCCACTACATTATGCAGTTCAAGTTGGTGCCCTGCAAACCGTGAAGCTGCTGATTAAGTACAGGGTCGATGTTAACGTTGCTGATGTT GATGGCTGGACACCACTGCATTTAGCGGTACAGAGTAGAAATCGAGATATAACAAAGATATTGCTTGTCAATGGTGCTGATCAGACAAGAAGAACCAATGTATGGCCCTTTTGGTTTAATGTTTTTGGATCTATAATATTTGCTTCTGATGCGCTCAGGTCCTATTTTGTGTACATTCTCATGCCATTGTATGTTGTGTCACAAAATTTCGACAGTCGCCTTGAGAAATGTTCATATCCACTGTACAACTTCTTTAATCTTGACGTTCTATCTAGACCACTATTCCTGCGATGCATATCTTGCTCTTTACTCTGA
- the LOC123092358 gene encoding ankyrin repeat domain-containing protein EMB506, chloroplastic isoform X2: MLPWAATASSAAAAALLHASPRPASHRDALPHYRPSPSLPPPLSIAFRAPARALPRGGDAFWEEPDDGSGSDYEDNGKQATVQRSSPFPSPLPLSRLVARRQQEREEQELRREIELLLTPEEESILDQNETADVTKISSPKWHPLHTYALALQIPLMDKLLDNGVDIDLVDKDGFTPLHKAIIGKKEAVISHLLRKGANPHVTDRDGATPLHYAVQVGALQTVKLLIKYRVDVNVADVDGWTPLHLAVQSRNRDITKILLVNGADQTRRTNGGKTPLDLSLCFRRDFNSYDLAKLLKLVPANRGV, translated from the exons ATGCTCCCATGGGCGGCcacggcctcctccgccgccgccgccgcccttctccaTGCCTCTCCGCGCCCCGCTTCACACCGCGATGCACTACCTCACTACCGTCCATCTCCCTCTCTTCCGCCGCCGCTCTCAATTGCCTTCCGGGCCCCGGCACGTGCCCTCCCTCGCGGCGGCGACGCCTTCTGGGAGGAGCCAGACGACGGCTCCGGGAGCGACTACGAAGATAACGGAAAGCAAGCGACCGTACAAAGAAGCTCTCCTTTCCCTTCCCCCTTACCGCTCTCCAGGCTCGTTGCAAGGCGGCAGCAGGAGCGTGAAGAGCAGGAGCTCCGGAGAG AAATCGAGCTTCTCTTAACGCCGGAAGAAGAGTCTATCTTGGATCAGAATGAGACAGCTGATGTCACCAAAATATCATCA CCCAAATGGCATCCGCTTCATACATACGCGTTGGCGCTGCAGATACCTCTCATGGACAAGCTGCTGGACAATGGTGTTGATATTGATTTAGTTGATAAA GATGGTTTTACTCCTCTTCACAAGGCGATAATAGGCAAAAAGGAGGCTGTCATTAGCCATCTCCTAAGAAAAGGAGCAAATCCTCATGTCACAGATAGG GATGGAGCCACGCCACTACATTATGCAGTTCAAGTTGGTGCCCTGCAAACCGTGAAGCTGCTGATTAAGTACAGGGTCGATGTTAACGTTGCTGATGTT GATGGCTGGACACCACTGCATTTAGCGGTACAGAGTAGAAATCGAGATATAACAAAGATATTGCTTGTCAATGGTGCTGATCAGACAAGAAGAACCAAT GGTGGGAAAACTCCATTGGACCTGAGCCTATGTTTCCGAAGGGATTTCAACTCATATGATCTGGCAAAGCTTCTCAAACTTGTTCCAGCCAACAGAGGTGTGTGA